TTCGCGGGCGGCCTTGAGATAGAGGCAAAGCCCGCTGGAAAGGACGTCAAGAGGATCGAGGCGATGAGTGGTGGTGAGAAGGCTTTAACTGCCCTCGCCTTCGTCTTCGCGATACAGCGCTACAAGCCCGCCCCCTTCTACCTCTTCGACGAGATCGATGCACACCTCGACGATGCCAACGTCAAGCGCGTTGCCGACCTCATAAAGGAGGCCTCGCAGAACAGTCAGTTCATCGTGATAACCCTGAGGGACGTCATGATGGCCAACGCGGACAAGATAATCGGTGTCAGCATGAGGAAGGGCGTCAGCAGGGTCGTCGCCCTAAGCCTTGAGAAGGCCATGAAGATCCTCGAAGAGGCGAGGAAGAAGAGCGAGGCGGAACACGCCGAGATGTTCGGGCACCTGAGCGGGTGAGGAAGATGGAATCGCGCCGTGAAGAGGAGATAACCCCCGTTGACATCCTCCTTCAGCTCGTCACGATGGGCAAGGTAGACCCCTGGAACATAGACATAGTCGATCTGACCGAGAAGTACATAGAGAGACTGAGGGAGATGAAGGAGCTCGACCTCAGGGTCTCGGCGAGGGCTATCCTGGCAGCCTCAATCCTTGTCAGGATGAAGAGTGAAGCTTTGCTCCACGCAGATGACGAGGAAGAGGAAGAGAGTCCTGAGGAGAGCTTCCACGTTGATGTTGAGCCGCTGGCGCCGCCGCTCAGAAGGGTGGAGCGCTACTACACCTTCGACGATCTGCTTGATGCCCTCATGGACGCCCTGGAGGAGGCAGAGAAGAGAAAACCGAGGAAGAAAAAGAAGGTCGAGATAGAAGAGGAGGTCTTCGTCGTAGATGACTTCAGGGTGGACATCGAGAAGCACGTCTACAGGCTGCACGAGATTGTTGTGGAGATGTACAGGGAGAGCAGGGAGCCGATAAGGTTCTGGGACCTCATCTTCGACCCCAGCCCAAAGATAGTGGCAAGGACTTTCCTCTACCTCCTTTTCCTGTCCAACATGGGAAAGGTCGACCTCATCCAGGAGGAGCCCTTTGGGGAGATACTCGTCGTTCCGGTCGAGGAGAACGCCTAACCCTCCCTCTCGTTTTTCTTCGCGGGCCTAATCGTGACGACGAGGAGCGGCGGCTCGCTCCCAATGTAGATGCTCCTCTTCTCACGGTTGATGTAGAAGCAGTAAACACCGTCCGGAACCAGCTCGAGGAACTTCCTCGGAACTGTCTCCCTCACAAGTCTTTCATCGAAGAAGACACACTTGTAGGGATTCTCAATCCCACCGAGGGCCTCCTCAATCTCTTCCCTGGAGAGCCTCTCGCAGTCTAGCCTGGCACAGACGAGGCTCTTCCTGCTGTCCGTGAAGATCACGACCTTCTCATTGACGTCGATTCTTCTGGAACGGTCGAGAAAGTCCCACAGCTCGGCGTAGATGCGTTCGAGCTTCCGCTTCTTCGCCAGCCTTTTGATGAGCCTCTCCCAGGCGTGCCTTGTCAGGAGCATAAAAACCCCTCAGCCCAACCGGCTAAATTCCTTTCGCCTATGGCCCATTGGGAACCTTTTTATTCTCCCCGCTATAATTTTCCTATATGCCGTATCTCCGCAGGGATATAATAGAGCCACGCGTTTACCAGGAGGTCATCTACGCCCGGTGCAAAGAGACGAACTGCTTAGTCGTTCTCCCAACTGGCCTCGGAAAGACGCTCATAGCGATGCTCATAGCTGATTACAGGCTTTCCACCTACGGCGGTAAAGTCCTCATGCTCGCCCCGACGAAGCCCCTGGCAGTCCAACATGCGGAGAGCTTCAAGCGGCTCTTCAACCTCTCCCCGGAGCAGATAAACGTCCTTACCGGTGAGCTCCCCCCAAACAAACGGCAGGAGATATGGGAGAAGAGCACAATCATAACCGCCACCCCCCAGACGGTCGAGAACGACGTGATAACCGGGAAGATATCCCTCGAGGACGTTGTCCTGTTAGTGATAGACGAGGCCCACAGGGCCGTTGGCGGCTACTCCTACGTCTTCATCGCGAAGGAGTACCTGAAGACCGCCAGGCACCCTCTCGTTCTCGGTCTGACGGCTTCACCGGGAAGCGACGAGGAGAAGATCCGCGAGATAGTGGAGAACCTTGGGATAGAGCACATCGAGGTTAGAACTGAGAGCTCGCCGGATGTTAAGCCCTACGTCCAGAGGATAGCCTTCGAATGGGTTAAAGTAGAACTACCGGAGATCTACAAGGAAGTTCGCTCTCTCCTGAGGGAGATGCTGAAGGAGAGCCTTAAGCCCCTGGCCCAGTTCAAGCTCGTCTCAACTTACTCACCGGACATACCGAAGAGGGAAGTCCTCCAGGCGGGCTCCAGGATAAACAGGGAGGTGGCGCAGGGCAACTACGAGCTTGGAAGGCTGAGGGTGTATCAGGCGAAGGCAGTGAAGCTCCAGCACGCCATTGAGCTCCTTGAGACCCAGGGGCTGACGGCTTTGAGGGCCTACCTGAAGAAGCTCCGTGAGGATAAACGGACGAAATCGAGCAGGCAGCTCATGGAAGACCCCCGTATGAGGAAGGTTATATACCTCCTCGTCCAGGCGAAGGAGCTGGGGATAGACCACCCGAAGATGGAGAGGCTCCTGGAGCTCGTGGGGAAGCAGCTGGGGCGGAAGCCCGATTCCAAGATAATAGTCTTCACGAACTACCGCGACACGGGGAAGAAGATAGTGGAGGAGCTTACGAAGAGGGGGATTTCCTCCGAGCGCTTCATCGGCCAGGCCAGTAGGGGCGAGGATAAGGGTATGAGCCAGAAGAAGCAGAAGGAAACGCTGGAGCGCTTCTCAAGGGCCGAATTCAACGTTCTGGTGGCTACAAGCGTTGGTGAGGAAGGCCTCGACGTGCCGGAGGTCGACCTCGTGGTCTTCTACGAGCCTGTGCCTTCCGCCATAAGGAGCATCCAGAGGCGTGGCAGAACGGGCAGGCACAGGCCTGGGAGGGTCGTCATCCTGATGGCGAAGGGAACCAGGGACGAGGCTTACTACTGGAGCTCAAAGCGGAAGGAGAAGGGGATGTTCGACGCGATAAAGAGGATAGCGAGGGAGCTTGAGAGGGAGAAACCGAAGCGGGCTGAAATAAGGGAGAAAGTCCCGGAGCGTGCCGAGATGAGTAGGGGAAAGGTCACTTCCCTGGATGCATTCCTGAAGCCCAAGAAGAGCGAGGAAAAGAAGTCGGAGAAAGTTGAGGAAGACTCCAAGGCGGAAAAGGTCGAAGAACCCAAAAAGATGGAAAAGGACTCCGTGGAGGATCTTCCAATAAAGCCAATCTTCGTCAGGAAACCGAAGGGAATAGTCGTTTACGTCGACAACCGCGAGCTGAGGAGCGGCGTCCCGAAGCACCTGAAGGAGCTCGGTGCCGATGTTGAGGTGAGGACGCTGGACGTGGCCGACTACGTTGTCAGCGAGGACGTTGGCATAGAGCGCAAGAGCGCCAACGACTTCATACAGTCCATAATAGACGGCCGCCTCTTTGACCAGGTGGAGCGCTTAAAGCGGGCCTACGAGAAGCCGGTCATAATCATCGAGGGCGAGCTCTACGGCATAAGGAACGTCCACCCCAACGCCATCCGCGGCGCTATAACCGCGGTGACCCTTGACTGGGGCGTGCCGATACTCTTCTCCTCTGGAGTCAAGGAGACCGCCCAGTTTATCTACTTGATGGCGAAGCGCGAGCAGGAGGAAAGGAAGAAGGAAGTAAGGCTGAGGAGCGAGAAGAAGGCCCTAACGCTAGCCGAGAGGCAGCGTTTGATAGTTGAGGGCCTGCCCAACGTCTCGGCGACCCTGGCGAAGAGACTTTTGAAGCACTTTGGCAACGTGGAGCGCGTTTTCACTGCGACTGAGGAGGAGCTGAAAGAGGTCGAGGGGATAGGCCCCAAGAAGGCGAGGGAGATAAGGAGGGTCATAACGGCACCCTATGTTGAGGAGGAATGAACTAGCCGATAGGTGTCCCCGTTCACGGTGACCTCTAGATCCAAAGGATCCAGCACACCGCCGGTGCTGAAGGCTAGAACCACGTAGTTGTTCCTTTTCGTACTAGAGAACCTCACGCGGAGCACGGTTCCGGGCAGAAGGTCTCCCGTTCCTCCGTAGTACTCGAGCTTCCATCCCTCCGGCACGGTGAGGTAAAGCTCCTCAACCTCATTCATCCCCCCGAAGTCATAGAGGCTCACAAAGATAACCGCCCACCGGGAGGCTATTATTCCGGCCCCGTCTACCCTCTGACTCATGCCCGGAGCGGGGCTCGCGAACTCAAACCTAGGGGGCGTTTCGTTGGTGAGTGTGAATTTGCCGTAGGAGAGAGTGTCATTTGAGAAAATGTATGATAGCCCAAGGAATTCCTTCCTCCCTGGAACGTCACGGTACATCTCCCTGAACAGCTCAAGGGGATAGTTGGGGCTACGTTGCTCAAGGTATGCACTTTCAACTGCCTTAGCCGTCGCCTCTCCGCCGGCCGTCGGGCTGGCCCTCACCAGATACTCCATCAATACCTCATGATTGACTATAGGACATGTACGAACCTCGGGGGAGGGGCCGGAATCATGGATGAAGGCGTAAGAGGTAAGGATTCCGAGGATCATCCCTGCCAGAAACACAACCACCAGACCTTTTGAGGTTCTTTCCATCTTGACCACCGAGGAGTTTTACGAATTGAAAAATTAAATAGGTTTTGCCTGCTCAAACTTTGAAACGCCACATTTCAAGAATCCTCCACCGCCCGCCAATTCCTTGAAGGTGGCAAAGACCACGAGAGCTCAAAGTATGAGCCAACACCCCCTGAAAATTTTGGAGTTTCGGAGTTGGAGCTCTCCTCCGCGTCGCGAATGT
The sequence above is drawn from the Thermococcus pacificus genome and encodes:
- a CDS encoding segregation and condensation protein A; translated protein: MESRREEEITPVDILLQLVTMGKVDPWNIDIVDLTEKYIERLREMKELDLRVSARAILAASILVRMKSEALLHADDEEEEESPEESFHVDVEPLAPPLRRVERYYTFDDLLDALMDALEEAEKRKPRKKKKVEIEEEVFVVDDFRVDIEKHVYRLHEIVVEMYRESREPIRFWDLIFDPSPKIVARTFLYLLFLSNMGKVDLIQEEPFGEILVVPVEENA
- a CDS encoding DEAD/DEAH box helicase; this translates as MPYLRRDIIEPRVYQEVIYARCKETNCLVVLPTGLGKTLIAMLIADYRLSTYGGKVLMLAPTKPLAVQHAESFKRLFNLSPEQINVLTGELPPNKRQEIWEKSTIITATPQTVENDVITGKISLEDVVLLVIDEAHRAVGGYSYVFIAKEYLKTARHPLVLGLTASPGSDEEKIREIVENLGIEHIEVRTESSPDVKPYVQRIAFEWVKVELPEIYKEVRSLLREMLKESLKPLAQFKLVSTYSPDIPKREVLQAGSRINREVAQGNYELGRLRVYQAKAVKLQHAIELLETQGLTALRAYLKKLREDKRTKSSRQLMEDPRMRKVIYLLVQAKELGIDHPKMERLLELVGKQLGRKPDSKIIVFTNYRDTGKKIVEELTKRGISSERFIGQASRGEDKGMSQKKQKETLERFSRAEFNVLVATSVGEEGLDVPEVDLVVFYEPVPSAIRSIQRRGRTGRHRPGRVVILMAKGTRDEAYYWSSKRKEKGMFDAIKRIARELEREKPKRAEIREKVPERAEMSRGKVTSLDAFLKPKKSEEKKSEKVEEDSKAEKVEEPKKMEKDSVEDLPIKPIFVRKPKGIVVYVDNRELRSGVPKHLKELGADVEVRTLDVADYVVSEDVGIERKSANDFIQSIIDGRLFDQVERLKRAYEKPVIIIEGELYGIRNVHPNAIRGAITAVTLDWGVPILFSSGVKETAQFIYLMAKREQEERKKEVRLRSEKKALTLAERQRLIVEGLPNVSATLAKRLLKHFGNVERVFTATEEELKEVEGIGPKKAREIRRVITAPYVEEE